In one window of Musa acuminata AAA Group cultivar baxijiao chromosome BXJ3-2, Cavendish_Baxijiao_AAA, whole genome shotgun sequence DNA:
- the LOC135631529 gene encoding caffeic acid 3-O-methyltransferase-like, giving the protein MQANKYVPQLTPKEEQEEEDATYVRALQLTAGTVLAMVLKVALELDLFEVIVTAGPGNAMSPEEIAARLPTQNPQAPIWVDRILRLLAANSIVGCTVESGFDGRLSRKYRMAPISKFFTKTHDSSFASVVWLGTDKVYMDVW; this is encoded by the coding sequence ATGCAGGCCAACAAGTACGTGCCGCAGCTGACACCCAAGGAAGAGCAAGAGGAGGAGGATGCGACTTACGTACGCGCTCTGCAACTCACAGCTGGCACCGTCTTGGCCATGGTCCTCAAGGTGGCCCTCGAGCTCGACCTCTTTGAGGTCATCGTCACGGCTGGCCCGGGAAACGCAATGAGCCCCGAGGAGATTGCCGCCCGGCTTCCGACCCAGAACCCGCAGGCACCCATCTGGGTGGATCGCATTCTCCGCTTGCTCGCCGCCAACAGCATCGTCGGCTGCACCGTGGAGTCCGGCTTCGATGGTCGCCTCTCGCGGAAGTACAGAATGGCACCCATCTCCAAGTTTTTCACCAAGACTCACGATTCTTCGTTTGCTAGCGTGGTTTGGCTAGGTACCGACAAAGTCTACATGGATGTATGGTAa